TAGCCATATATATCCAGCCTATGTCCCGCAATTGAATAATTTGTGCTTTTCTCAAGAGATTTTTCATATGCCTCCAGTGGACAATTATCAATGGCTATAATTTTTCTGCATCCGAGGCAAACGAGATAATGCCTGTGCATGATACGTTTATATTCGAATAAAGCCTTAGTATCACCTACTATATACAACTTTGTTATTATACCTTTGTTTGCAAGTGTCTCAAGGATCCTGTAAACTGTAGACAGATTTACAGAGAGGTCCCTTTGTTTCAATTCCACAAATACCTGCTCTGCAGAAATCGGTCCGTC
This is a stretch of genomic DNA from Synergistaceae bacterium. It encodes these proteins:
- a CDS encoding transcriptional repressor, with translation MANGMEHDNELKQSGLKNTKQRTAVLDFLEHHDGPISAEQVFVELKQRDLSVNLSTVYRILETLANKGIITKLYIVGDTKALFEYKRIMHRHYLVCLGCRKIIAIDNCPLEAYEKSLEKSTNYSIAGHRLDIYGYCPECRKKNCNEAIQL